The following proteins are co-located in the Oryzias melastigma strain HK-1 linkage group LG8, ASM292280v2, whole genome shotgun sequence genome:
- the LOC112146905 gene encoding transmembrane protein 235-like produces the protein MKYGPVVLTAGLTGMLSFILLAVAIGTDYWYIIDVNKPNCTGPDDLSSHSGLWRINEGANKSSVITPFTANMSSLSETERHLIGLHRVVVIMLPLSLVLLVLGWIFGLVSSLACSPKLLAASACYFLVCSVSTLSGVSTYIKYSNLAMEEFQRIVPPENLTFVHVSFGWSLATAWLSYSLEVATGLLLMLAARIIQMKGHYDSGVAIAML, from the exons ATGAAGTACGGACCTGTGGTTCTCACCGCCGGGCTCACCGGCATGCTCAGCTTCATCCTCCTGGCTGTTGCAATTGGAACTGATTACTGGTACATAATCGATGTAAATAAACCCAACTGCACGGGTCCTGATGACCTGAGCTCGCACTCTGGATTATGGAGAATCAATGAAG gaGCAAATAAGAGTTCAGTCATTACTCCTTTCACAGCCAACATGTCCAGTCTGTCAGAGACAGAGAGGCATCTCATTG GCTTGCACAGAGTGGTGGTCATCATGCTGCCTCTCAGTCTGGTGCTGCTGGTGTTGGGCTGGATCTTTGGACTGGTCAGCTCGCTGGCCTGCAGTCCCAAGCTGCTGGCCGCCTCAGCGTGCTACTTCCTCGTCTGCA GTGTTTCCACCCTGTCAGGGGTCAGCACATACATCAAATACTCCAACCTCGCCATGGAGGAGTTCCAGCGGATCGTGCCCCCTGAAAACCTCACCTTCGTGCACGTGTCGTTTGGCTGGTCGCTGGCCACGGCTTGGCTCTCCTACAGCCTGGAGGTGGCAACCGGCCTTCTGCTCATGCTGGCAGCCAGGATCATTCAAATGAAGGGGCACTACGACTCGGGCGTAGCCATCGCCATGTTataa